From a region of the Methanobrevibacter sp. V74 genome:
- a CDS encoding restriction endonuclease subunit S: MSLEWNVTTVGELCSNVSSGGTPKSTNEEYYGGDIPWLNTKEVNFNRIYDTEKHITNEGFENSAAKWVKKDSVIVAMYGATAAKVAMNMVDLTTNQACCNLTIDKSLANPKFVYYYLYSNYEKLLNLASGAAQQNLNSNIIKEFPINIPSLKVQNNVVNLLSTIDDKIEINQKINKNLESIIKIFYKNWFEDFEPFKKMEFHNTKLGKIPNGWNVLPLKDFIKFQEGPGIRNWQYVDENGVNFLNIRCIQNNDLILDTANMISKEEAEGKYSHFMLEEWDLVISSSGTLGRYAIVRREHLPLCLNTSIIRFSPMHSFNHYSYIYSYLTSRGFYHHLLTMGSGSVQLNFGPTHLKKIDLIVPPKYILNEYNDLIFPLIKKSVTIKSEITKLIKLRDTLLPKLMSGEIDVSEVNCDLE; this comes from the coding sequence TTGAGTTTAGAATGGAATGTTACAACTGTTGGGGAATTATGTTCCAATGTTTCAAGTGGGGGCACACCAAAAAGTACAAATGAAGAATATTATGGTGGAGACATTCCTTGGTTGAATACTAAAGAAGTTAATTTTAATAGAATCTATGATACTGAAAAACATATTACAAATGAAGGTTTTGAAAATAGCGCTGCAAAATGGGTTAAAAAAGATTCTGTGATTGTTGCAATGTATGGAGCAACTGCTGCAAAAGTAGCAATGAACATGGTTGATCTCACTACAAATCAAGCTTGTTGTAATTTAACTATTGATAAATCATTAGCAAATCCGAAATTTGTTTATTATTATCTTTATAGCAATTATGAAAAATTATTGAACTTAGCATCTGGTGCTGCACAACAAAATTTAAATTCAAATATAATAAAAGAATTTCCAATCAATATTCCCTCTTTAAAAGTTCAAAATAATGTTGTTAATTTATTATCTACAATTGATGATAAAATAGAAATCAACCAGAAAATAAACAAAAATTTAGAGAGTATTATAAAAATTTTTTACAAAAATTGGTTTGAAGATTTTGAACCTTTTAAAAAAATGGAATTTCATAATACTAAGTTAGGTAAAATTCCAAACGGTTGGAATGTCTTACCATTGAAAGATTTTATTAAGTTTCAAGAAGGTCCAGGTATAAGAAATTGGCAGTATGTTGATGAAAATGGTGTTAATTTTTTGAACATTAGATGTATTCAAAATAATGATTTGATTTTAGATACTGCCAACATGATTTCAAAAGAAGAAGCTGAAGGAAAATATTCTCATTTCATGCTTGAAGAATGGGATCTCGTTATTTCATCATCAGGAACATTAGGTAGATATGCAATTGTTAGAAGAGAGCACCTTCCATTATGTTTAAACACAAGCATTATAAGATTTAGTCCAATGCATTCATTTAATCATTATTCTTATATTTATTCATATTTAACTTCAAGAGGTTTTTATCATCATCTTTTAACAATGGGTAGTGGTAGTGTTCAATTAAACTTTGGACCAACACATTTGAAAAAAATTGATTTAATTGTGCCTCCAAAATATATTTTAAATGAATATAATGATTTAATTTTTCCTTTAATTAAAAAAAGTGTAACTATAAAATCAGAAATTACTAAATTAATTAAGTTACGAGACACATTACTTCCAAAATTAATGTCTGGTGAAATTGATGTTTCAGAGGTAAATTGTGATTTAGAATAG
- the xerA gene encoding site-specific tyrosine recombinase/integron integrase — translation MSLVLNDVAKFVSSKIEVSEINESNYISTENMLPNKGGITIASSLPDTKSVREYMPKDILINNIRPYFKKIWYSDMEGGCSNDIYVLRSNENYDSKFLYYVLSSDDFFNYVMANAKGTKMPRGDKKAIQNYTVPNFSIDKQQKISSFLGEIDRKIEINKKLNKNLEEQILKIFDNWFFQFDLSDEFIESTLGLIPKGWVVDYLGSKRSCFIIGSGINEFNNSKIYIATADVDNSIITNDETLITIENKPSRANMQPIEKSIWFAKMIDSRKLIMVDDYCHDLLNNYIFSTGFCGLKCSDNYFYYLWTFLLSDTFDTLKNNFCTGTTMQAINNKDTKLIEFVLPDDIILSKFNAIAEPLFKEIYYNNLEIKKLQKLRDILLPKLMSGEIDVSEVNCDLKIISPILYKKSENLILRSDKMKTKIISKIQNQMKPYLNQGQYLKLTNSLLNSFKDIELIDNNNEMNETDNFKLLKLFLSAKQVEGCSDKTIVYYKSTIEKMLLKLKKQVYNITTDDLRKYLFDHKYAKNSSKTTIDNIRRIFSSFFSWLEDEDYILKNPVRRIHRVKTGRVVKEVLTDENLEVLRDNCDEIRDLSMVELLISTGIRVGELVNLNINDVDFYERECVVFGKGESERVVYFDARTKIHLMEYLQTRTDTNPALFVSLNKPFKRLGINGVETRLRELGKKCNINNVHPHKFRRTMATNAIDKGMPIEQVQKLLGHVQIDTTMQYAMVNQSNVKLAHRKFIG, via the coding sequence TTGAGTTTAGTATTAAATGATGTTGCTAAGTTTGTATCTTCAAAAATTGAAGTATCTGAAATAAATGAAAGCAATTATATTTCTACAGAAAATATGCTCCCAAATAAAGGAGGAATTACAATAGCTAGCTCATTGCCTGATACAAAGTCTGTCAGAGAATATATGCCTAAAGACATATTAATTAATAACATACGTCCATACTTTAAAAAAATATGGTATTCTGATATGGAAGGTGGGTGTTCTAATGATATTTATGTTTTAAGATCTAATGAAAACTATGATTCTAAGTTCTTGTACTATGTTTTATCCTCAGATGATTTTTTCAATTATGTAATGGCAAATGCAAAAGGAACAAAGATGCCAAGAGGAGATAAAAAAGCTATTCAAAATTATACAGTACCTAATTTTTCAATTGATAAACAACAGAAAATATCTTCATTTTTAGGTGAAATTGACAGAAAAATCGAGATTAATAAAAAGTTAAACAAAAATTTAGAGGAACAAATTTTAAAAATTTTTGATAATTGGTTTTTTCAGTTTGATTTATCTGATGAATTTATTGAATCTACATTAGGATTAATACCAAAAGGTTGGGTTGTTGATTATTTGGGCAGTAAAAGATCATGCTTTATTATTGGTTCTGGAATTAATGAATTTAATAATTCTAAGATTTATATTGCTACTGCCGATGTAGACAACTCCATTATTACAAATGACGAAACATTAATAACCATTGAAAATAAACCTAGTAGAGCTAATATGCAACCAATTGAAAAAAGTATTTGGTTTGCAAAAATGATTGATTCACGGAAATTGATTATGGTTGATGATTACTGCCATGATTTATTGAATAATTACATTTTTTCTACTGGATTTTGTGGTTTAAAATGTTCTGATAATTATTTTTATTATCTTTGGACATTTTTATTATCTGACACATTTGATACACTTAAAAATAATTTTTGTACTGGAACAACAATGCAAGCGATTAATAATAAAGACACGAAACTAATCGAATTTGTTTTGCCAGACGATATCATTTTATCCAAATTCAATGCAATTGCAGAACCATTATTTAAAGAAATTTATTACAACAATTTAGAAATTAAAAAATTGCAGAAGTTAAGGGACATATTACTTCCAAAATTAATGTCTGGTGAAATTGATGTTTCAGAGGTAAATTGTGATTTGAAAATTATCTCACCTATTTTATATAAAAAGAGTGAAAATTTGATATTAAGGAGTGATAAAATGAAAACAAAAATAATATCAAAAATACAAAACCAAATGAAACCTTATTTAAATCAAGGTCAATATCTAAAATTGACAAATTCATTATTAAATTCTTTTAAAGATATTGAATTGATTGATAATAATAATGAAATGAATGAAACAGATAATTTCAAGTTATTGAAATTATTTTTATCAGCAAAGCAAGTAGAAGGTTGTTCTGATAAAACAATTGTTTATTATAAATCAACAATTGAAAAAATGTTGTTAAAGTTAAAAAAACAAGTTTATAACATTACAACTGATGATTTACGAAAATATCTTTTTGATCATAAATATGCCAAAAATTCATCAAAAACAACCATAGATAATATAAGACGAATATTCTCAAGTTTTTTTTCATGGTTAGAGGATGAGGATTACATACTTAAAAATCCTGTTAGAAGAATACACCGGGTGAAAACAGGGCGCGTTGTTAAAGAAGTATTGACCGATGAAAATTTAGAAGTTTTAAGAGACAACTGTGATGAAATAAGAGATCTTTCTATGGTAGAATTATTAATATCAACTGGAATACGGGTGGGGGAATTAGTAAATCTAAACATAAATGATGTTGACTTTTATGAAAGAGAATGTGTTGTTTTTGGTAAAGGTGAAAGTGAAAGAGTAGTATATTTCGATGCACGAACAAAAATACATTTAATGGAATATCTGCAAACAAGGACTGACACAAATCCTGCATTATTTGTTTCGCTAAATAAACCATTTAAACGGCTAGGAATAAATGGAGTAGAAACTAGATTAAGGGAACTTGGTAAAAAATGCAATATAAATAATGTTCATCCACATAAATTTAGACGAACAATGGCAACAAATGCCATTGATAAAGGAATGCCCATAGAACAAGTACAGAAATTACTAGGACATGTTCAAATTGACACAACAATGCAATATGCAATGGTTAATCAAAGTAATGTTAAACTTGCCCATCGGAAATTCATAGGATAA
- a CDS encoding AAA family ATPase, translated as MLIGGRGGSGKSTIVSLLARKLKNNGNKILVVDCDESNLGLNKILGVKKSNETLMDNLGGKEVITSKLIDIIQKENKQINIFDEMSLDSLSGEYVSWNENLGFLEIGKIEHVMEGCACPMGAVARDFLNHIVINEDEWILVDTEAGIEHFGRGVLEGVDFIIIIVDPSEDAILLANKAFKLASENNKNFGAILNKIDDSIEEILKSKLDSNINILGIIDYSSDIAMSNLKGNSLESVFIDGLDDILKCIN; from the coding sequence GTGTTGATTGGCGGACGGGGAGGTAGTGGTAAAAGCACTATTGTTTCATTACTTGCTCGAAAGCTAAAAAATAATGGAAATAAAATTTTAGTGGTGGATTGCGATGAATCGAATTTAGGATTAAACAAAATTTTAGGTGTAAAAAAATCAAATGAGACATTAATGGACAATTTAGGTGGTAAAGAAGTTATTACAAGTAAATTGATTGATATTATTCAAAAAGAGAATAAGCAAATTAATATTTTTGATGAAATGTCATTAGATAGTCTATCTGGGGAATATGTATCTTGGAATGAGAATTTGGGATTTTTGGAGATTGGTAAAATTGAACATGTAATGGAAGGATGTGCATGTCCAATGGGAGCTGTCGCACGTGATTTTTTAAATCATATTGTAATTAATGAGGATGAATGGATTTTAGTTGATACTGAAGCGGGCATTGAACATTTTGGAAGAGGTGTTTTAGAGGGTGTTGATTTTATAATTATCATCGTTGACCCTTCTGAAGATGCAATATTATTAGCAAATAAAGCATTTAAATTGGCTTCTGAAAATAATAAGAATTTCGGCGCTATTTTAAATAAAATTGATGATAGTATAGAAGAAATATTAAAAAGTAAATTAGATTCTAATATTAATATTTTAGGCATTATTGATTATTCTTCAGATATAGCTATGTCAAATCTCAAAGGAAATTCATTAGAAAGTGTTTTCATTGATGGATTAGATGATATTCTAAAGTGTATTAATTAA
- a CDS encoding flavin reductase family protein, with product MKLKNFKRENMIPLPVTLISTANKEGIRNIAPYSCVVTILRPTNLVCIASAMMRDTYVNIEETGEFVINMISTDMVDTVIPTSSHVAFDVDEYDLANLESTTSKEINAPGIKGAYSKMECKLRKIYKDEDPIGIPYLLIIGEVVHLEVEDDCLDEEYGVLDLNKVKPLMMLESDKGMHFCTIEDINKFETFGAMFPDGNDPLEWMYGDD from the coding sequence ATGAAATTAAAAAATTTTAAAAGAGAAAATATGATTCCCTTGCCTGTAACCTTAATATCTACAGCAAATAAAGAAGGAATCAGAAATATTGCTCCATATTCATGTGTAGTGACTATATTAAGACCTACAAATCTTGTTTGTATAGCTTCTGCAATGATGAGGGATACATATGTAAATATTGAAGAGACTGGTGAATTTGTTATTAATATGATATCAACTGACATGGTGGATACGGTTATACCAACTTCATCTCATGTTGCTTTTGATGTAGATGAATATGATTTAGCAAATTTAGAATCCACAACATCAAAAGAAATAAATGCTCCAGGCATTAAAGGCGCGTATTCTAAAATGGAATGTAAATTAAGAAAAATTTACAAAGATGAGGATCCGATTGGGATTCCCTATCTGTTAATAATTGGAGAAGTGGTTCATCTTGAAGTTGAAGATGATTGCTTAGATGAGGAATATGGTGTTTTAGATTTAAATAAAGTAAAACCTTTGATGATGTTGGAATCTGATAAAGGAATGCATTTCTGTACAATAGAAGACATTAATAAATTTGAAACTTTTGGAGCAATGTTTCCAGATGGAAATGATCCTTTAGAGTGGATGTATGGAGATGATTAA
- a CDS encoding dTDP-4-dehydrorhamnose 3,5-epimerase family protein, with the protein MKIESINDFKKLEGPRVQETPGFYGEKLIEGVVIKKLKMFSDERGFLCEFIRLNDEELKASNIKQMIASYSYPGMIKGWHLHSKQEDHLFCVSGMVKIVLYDFRKESPTYGLINEIFMGDKSPSIVYIPPGIFHGTKNIGVDISVVIGMPSLLYDINDVDERRVNPIDNDIIPYDWDCKME; encoded by the coding sequence ATGAAAATTGAAAGTATAAATGATTTTAAGAAATTAGAGGGTCCTCGCGTTCAAGAAACACCTGGATTTTATGGTGAAAAACTTATAGAGGGGGTTGTTATTAAAAAACTTAAAATGTTTAGTGATGAAAGAGGATTTTTATGTGAATTTATTAGACTAAATGATGAGGAGTTAAAAGCAAGTAATATAAAACAAATGATAGCTTCATATTCTTATCCTGGCATGATAAAAGGATGGCATCTTCATTCAAAACAGGAAGATCATTTATTTTGTGTTAGTGGAATGGTTAAAATTGTTCTTTATGACTTTAGGAAAGAATCTCCAACTTACGGTTTGATAAATGAAATTTTTATGGGGGATAAATCTCCAAGCATTGTGTATATTCCGCCAGGAATATTTCATGGAACAAAAAATATTGGAGTTGATATATCAGTTGTTATTGGCATGCCGTCTTTATTATATGATATAAATGATGTGGATGAAAGAAGAGTCAATCCAATCGATAATGATATTATTCCTTATGATTGGGATTGTAAAATGGAATAA
- a CDS encoding FmdE family protein, which translates to MNKKAVFIIGVLMIFTFINVVAAENSTDIDLEINYEYDEDINPEISISHNSNNINYTKNLVPSNKYKIKIDKLDDGDKCSVSVSASGYITQIQNITVSSQSGTNAIFNLKARDIYKIGYDVTKSADNLLHFSSADDVLVITTAGMTRINGFTTEDALDGIYNAANGHITYGKGNILTLSSIRTDTTDFAFFVKNGSSLTVAFYKNASTTPIYTGIGGVGLNANKWKQLKDLLGADEAYTYISIANAWNAGLYSDILTLAAYHGHVCTGLISGQAMVNTLMKYYPPRGETGAQPLENTAYYVLGVPGGSDDDAFTWTMDVTPGKMAYIGFDTMKNKNMNGFIRWNTSSNTGILVIMSYDEAKIKNTFKSLYPNVNPDNSVAEDLKYQNWLVTTLMNNPESLVTIEAAYKNLTSEQKNQLIGNQLWAAQNVSARGLDLEYIHSLNLPYAQIEIEHMNYTHLSGSQLKQMGVTASLKAIDYFKSINITIEKDMFNFYALTGAGFVRINDTSTSMLFDGIEEVLGLRLSRGNLLPVHTALWKDLIVEFYWLNTSDIYKSITYSLKYNSTNGQFQECLQQYNIQDRALRYDPPYDALIGWLFHNHVCTGSSPGILLADKIFDEMPLDENENYVLVSTYTYCKDDTLSRLLGVSPGMGNYYNLAYSNKDVNAGKLWTADSNIIIKWNSKTNTGTATIIRFGYPIFKEGADEYAEWMRFVKGDYSSENIVSLPTLHFEVTKPITKSDYDRIVSGKSGNVGINVLNYIKNLPDKIPPVSNINNEKSNETDINKNYHSNINKNNGKSNKTYMSSKVTSSFLSNTDGFNYDVGVSKNSLASNGDAESGEDGSGDEKSYEVSKTINKKQNPDYILPAIIFMVVLGIIVGYGFIRNKN; encoded by the coding sequence ATGAATAAAAAAGCTGTTTTCATTATAGGTGTTTTGATGATTTTCACATTTATCAATGTTGTGGCGGCTGAAAATTCAACAGATATTGATTTAGAAATTAATTATGAATATGATGAGGATATTAATCCAGAAATATCAATATCTCATAATAGTAATAATATAAATTATACAAAAAACCTAGTTCCATCAAATAAGTATAAAATTAAGATTGATAAATTGGATGATGGGGATAAATGTTCTGTTTCAGTTTCTGCTTCAGGATACATAACTCAAATTCAAAATATAACCGTTAGTTCTCAATCAGGCACCAATGCTATTTTCAATCTAAAAGCTAGAGATATTTATAAAATCGGTTATGATGTTACAAAATCTGCGGATAACTTACTTCATTTTTCATCAGCTGATGATGTGTTAGTTATCACTACTGCAGGAATGACAAGAATTAATGGTTTTACAACAGAAGATGCATTAGATGGCATTTATAATGCTGCTAATGGGCATATAACTTATGGAAAAGGCAATATTTTAACTTTATCCTCAATAAGAACAGATACTACCGATTTTGCATTTTTTGTTAAAAATGGAAGTTCATTAACAGTGGCATTCTATAAAAACGCTTCTACAACTCCAATATATACTGGAATTGGAGGTGTTGGATTAAATGCAAATAAATGGAAACAATTAAAAGATTTATTAGGTGCAGATGAAGCTTATACTTATATAAGTATAGCTAATGCATGGAATGCAGGATTATATTCAGATATATTAACTTTAGCTGCATATCATGGGCATGTTTGTACTGGTTTAATCAGCGGTCAGGCTATGGTTAATACTTTAATGAAATATTACCCTCCACGTGGCGAAACTGGTGCTCAACCTCTTGAAAATACTGCATATTATGTTTTAGGAGTTCCAGGAGGTTCTGATGATGATGCATTTACATGGACGATGGATGTTACTCCTGGTAAAATGGCATACATCGGTTTTGACACAATGAAAAATAAAAATATGAATGGATTTATTAGATGGAATACCTCATCAAATACAGGAATTTTAGTGATAATGTCCTATGATGAAGCAAAAATAAAAAATACATTCAAAAGCTTATATCCAAATGTTAATCCAGACAATAGTGTTGCTGAAGATTTAAAATATCAAAATTGGTTGGTTACAACTTTAATGAATAATCCAGAATCATTAGTTACTATTGAAGCTGCTTATAAGAATCTTACATCAGAACAGAAAAATCAGTTAATAGGAAATCAATTATGGGCTGCACAAAATGTTTCTGCTCGAGGTTTGGATTTAGAGTATATCCATAGTTTAAATTTACCATATGCGCAAATCGAAATAGAACACATGAATTACACACATTTGTCTGGGTCACAGTTAAAACAGATGGGAGTTACGGCTTCTCTAAAAGCTATAGATTATTTTAAAAGTATTAATATTACAATAGAAAAAGACATGTTTAATTTCTATGCTTTAACCGGTGCCGGATTTGTACGTATTAATGACACTTCAACATCAATGTTATTTGATGGTATTGAAGAGGTGTTAGGTCTTAGATTAAGCAGAGGTAATTTATTACCGGTCCATACGGCATTGTGGAAAGATCTGATAGTTGAATTTTACTGGTTAAATACGTCTGATATTTATAAATCAATTACATATAGCTTAAAATATAATTCAACTAATGGCCAATTTCAGGAATGTTTGCAACAATACAATATTCAAGATCGTGCTTTAAGATATGATCCTCCTTATGATGCATTAATTGGCTGGTTATTCCATAATCATGTTTGTACGGGTAGTTCTCCGGGAATATTGTTGGCAGATAAAATATTTGATGAAATGCCTTTAGATGAAAACGAAAATTATGTTTTAGTTTCAACTTATACTTATTGTAAAGATGATACTTTATCTAGATTGCTTGGTGTATCTCCAGGTATGGGTAATTATTATAACTTGGCTTATTCTAATAAAGATGTTAATGCCGGAAAATTATGGACTGCTGATTCTAATATTATTATTAAATGGAATTCAAAAACAAATACTGGAACTGCTACAATCATAAGATTTGGTTATCCGATTTTTAAAGAGGGTGCTGATGAATATGCTGAATGGATGAGATTTGTAAAAGGGGATTATTCGTCTGAAAATATTGTATCTTTACCAACATTGCATTTTGAAGTCACCAAACCAATTACTAAATCAGATTATGATAGGATTGTTTCTGGAAAATCAGGTAATGTCGGAATTAATGTATTGAATTATATTAAGAATTTACCTGATAAAATTCCTCCTGTTTCAAATATTAACAATGAAAAATCAAATGAAACTGATATTAACAAGAATTATCATTCTAATATTAATAAAAATAATGGAAAATCTAATAAAACTTATATGAGTAGTAAGGTTACTTCTTCGTTTTTAAGTAATACTGATGGATTTAATTATGATGTTGGTGTTTCTAAAAATTCTCTTGCAAGTAATGGTGATGCTGAATCTGGAGAGGATGGATCAGGTGATGAAAAATCATATGAAGTTTCTAAAACAATAAATAAAAAGCAGAATCCTGATTATATTCTTCCGGCTATTATATTCATGGTTGTTTTGGGTATAATTGTTGGATATGGGTTTATAAGAAATAAAAATTAA
- a CDS encoding ATP-binding protein — MNLEDKINIVKNILKDKKVAIGFSGGADSTLIAYLSAQTAKDTLAITINNHLLPTGFVENTKKATETFGIKQEIISIDFYEDELFLSNNSKRCYTCRKLMYDEIEKIANEKGFDFICDGSNISDLTVDRPGILITYEKGFKTPFIEAKLTSREIHEYLDKKNIPYSRSTTCLATRIPTNTRTTAEKINRISYCEDYILKNTDCEIVKVRDFEETCIVEVDNITELVCSDKYIQINDELKAQDYKKVALNLSEIDDNESISLDYAEGSFSYKLPYTINIENTKKQLKNEIFKDSHDKLELNNITINANGLITGKNFKTYETALYGFMDVLKKLRRNI, encoded by the coding sequence ATGAATTTAGAAGATAAAATCAATATTGTAAAAAATATTTTAAAAGATAAGAAGGTTGCCATAGGTTTTTCAGGCGGTGCCGATTCAACATTAATAGCTTATTTATCCGCACAAACAGCAAAGGACACATTGGCAATCACCATAAACAACCATTTGTTGCCTACCGGTTTTGTCGAAAATACTAAAAAAGCAACCGAAACCTTTGGAATAAAACAGGAAATAATCAGTATTGACTTTTATGAAGATGAACTTTTCTTATCAAATAACTCTAAGAGATGCTATACCTGTAGAAAGCTAATGTATGATGAAATTGAAAAGATAGCCAATGAAAAAGGTTTTGATTTTATTTGTGACGGGAGCAACATTAGCGACTTGACTGTTGACCGGCCCGGAATTTTGATTACTTATGAAAAAGGATTCAAAACACCTTTTATTGAAGCAAAATTAACTTCTAGAGAAATCCATGAATATTTAGATAAAAAAAATATCCCATATTCAAGATCAACTACCTGTCTTGCAACCAGAATTCCAACAAACACCCGGACAACAGCAGAAAAGATCAATAGGATCAGTTACTGTGAAGACTATATCCTAAAAAACACTGATTGCGAAATTGTAAAAGTCAGAGACTTTGAGGAAACCTGTATAGTTGAAGTAGACAATATCACTGAATTAGTTTGCAGTGATAAATATATTCAAATCAACGATGAATTAAAAGCACAAGATTATAAAAAAGTTGCTTTAAATTTATCGGAAATTGATGATAATGAAAGCATCTCTCTCGACTATGCTGAGGGCTCATTTTCGTATAAACTGCCATATACAATAAACATTGAAAATACAAAAAAACAACTTAAAAACGAAATATTCAAAGATTCACATGACAAGCTAGAATTAAACAACATTACAATCAATGCGAATGGATTGATTACTGGTAAAAACTTTAAAACATATGAAACCGCATTATACGGATTTATGGATGTTCTTAAAAAATTAAGAAGAAATATTTAG
- a CDS encoding class I SAM-dependent methyltransferase: MAAKKIDQYMKPHGEEGIKTIKDMNEEHRHISEFAFESVDVGKNDKILDIGCGGGANIEKFLKLTENNVDGLDYSNISVQESIKRNQKAIDGGRCSVIQGDVSDMPIDDKSYDLISAFSTIYFWPELDETFKEVARVIKPKGRFMIAQGTDGNHPDDEKWISTIEGMRIYNAGELNEYLLNAGFNSIENYKKKNEHLLVIIAQK; this comes from the coding sequence ATGGCTGCAAAAAAGATTGATCAGTACATGAAACCTCACGGTGAAGAGGGAATAAAAACTATCAAAGATATGAATGAAGAACATAGACACATCTCTGAATTTGCATTTGAAAGTGTTGATGTTGGCAAAAATGATAAAATATTAGATATCGGCTGTGGCGGAGGAGCCAATATTGAAAAATTCCTTAAACTGACAGAAAATAATGTTGACGGTCTTGATTATTCCAACATTTCAGTTCAGGAATCCATTAAAAGAAATCAGAAAGCCATTGATGGTGGAAGATGCAGTGTTATTCAAGGGGACGTTAGTGATATGCCAATAGATGATAAAAGTTACGATTTAATAAGTGCTTTTTCAACAATTTACTTCTGGCCCGAACTCGATGAAACATTTAAAGAAGTGGCAAGAGTTATCAAACCTAAGGGGCGATTTATGATTGCTCAGGGAACTGATGGCAATCATCCCGATGATGAAAAATGGATATCAACCATTGAAGGAATGAGAATTTATAATGCTGGTGAATTAAATGAATACCTGCTTAATGCAGGATTTAACAGCATTGAAAACTATAAAAAAAAGAATGAACATCTTTTAGTGATTATTGCTCAAAAATAA
- a CDS encoding ABC transporter substrate-binding protein codes for MDNKVIVIIIAIVVVAVGAYFLLGSGSNEVTIGYLPSDHDAALFVADAQGQYKANGINTKLVQFNNGGDLMTAMASGDVDVGYVGITPVLSSIANGVPVKVISAAQTEGSGIVVAKDSGINSVSDLNGKKIATPGESSIQHMLLTYYLKQNGMSLSDLKISSMKVPSMNDALKTGKIDGMITFEPYVSIAEKNGAKVFVDSSEIIPDHPCCVVVASDKFIDEHPNETQTILDIHENATNYINNNTDEAASLLPSDIVSDVEVEKVAMSGFPFISGLNDTYKQKVMDFMKLEVDLGVLKKPLSEDEIFYQSS; via the coding sequence ATGGATAATAAAGTTATCGTAATTATTATAGCAATAGTCGTTGTTGCTGTAGGTGCATATTTCCTTTTAGGAAGTGGAAGTAATGAAGTAACTATTGGGTACTTGCCATCAGACCATGATGCAGCATTGTTTGTTGCTGATGCACAAGGACAATACAAGGCTAACGGAATTAACACAAAATTGGTTCAGTTTAATAATGGTGGAGATTTAATGACTGCCATGGCTAGTGGGGATGTTGATGTGGGTTATGTTGGAATAACTCCAGTACTGTCTTCAATTGCCAATGGAGTTCCAGTTAAAGTAATTTCCGCCGCTCAAACTGAAGGATCTGGAATTGTTGTTGCAAAAGATTCGGGAATTAACTCAGTATCTGATTTAAATGGTAAAAAAATAGCAACTCCCGGTGAATCTTCAATTCAGCATATGCTGCTTACATACTATTTAAAACAAAACGGTATGTCTTTAAGTGACCTGAAGATTTCCTCTATGAAAGTTCCATCAATGAATGATGCTTTAAAAACTGGTAAAATAGATGGAATGATTACTTTTGAACCGTACGTATCTATTGCCGAGAAAAACGGTGCGAAAGTATTTGTGGATTCCTCTGAAATTATACCTGATCATCCATGCTGTGTTGTAGTGGCTTCTGATAAGTTTATTGACGAACATCCTAATGAAACTCAAACAATATTGGACATTCATGAGAATGCAACCAATTACATCAACAATAACACAGATGAAGCCGCAAGTCTTTTACCAAGTGATATTGTAAGTGATGTTGAAGTTGAAAAGGTGGCCATGTCCGGTTTTCCATTTATTTCTGGTTTGAATGATACTTATAAACAAAAAGTCATGGATTTTATGAAGTTGGAAGTTGATTTGGGTGTTTTAAAAAAGCCATTGTCAGAAGATGAAATTTTTTATCAAAGTAGTTGA